From the Actinomadura luzonensis genome, the window TCACGCAGGGCCCTCGTGTACGGGTGCGCCGGCCGCGCCAGCAGCTCCGCCGTCGGCCCCGACTCCACCACCCGCCCGGCGAACAACACGTGCGAGGTCCGGCACAGCCGCTCCACCACGGCGAGGTTGTGGGTGATGAGCAGGCGCTCGGTGTCGAGCCCGGCGAGCAGGTCGAGGATCCGCGCCTGCACCGTCACGTCCAGGGCGCTGGTCGGCTCGTCGAGGATGAGCAGGCGGGGGCCGACCGCGAGGGCGCGGGCGATGACCACGCGCTGCCGCTGGCCGCCGGAGAGCTGGTGCGGGCGGCGGCCGGCCAGCTCGGGGTCCAGGCCGACCTGTTCCAGCAGCTCCCCCACCCGGGAACGCTCGGCGCGCGGCAGGGCCTCGGCGACGGACGCGCCGATCCGCATGCGGGGGTCGAGGGCCTCGGCCTGGAAGACGGGCTGGACGTCCTTCCGGAACGTCCGCATGTCCGCTTTTTTGAGCGTCTGGTCGCCGTACCAGATATTTCCGGACATGGGGGTGAGCAGGCCCAGGAACGCCCGCGCCAGCGTCGTCTTGCCCGACCCGCTCTCCCCGATCAGCCCGACCCCGCCCGCCACGATGTCGAGGCTGACGTCGTGCACCACGGGACGCCCGCCGTACCCGAGGGTCACGCGCTCGGCTCTGAGCAGGGTCACGGCAGCGCCTCCAGCAGCTCGCGCGTGTACGGATGGGACGGCTCGGCCAGCACCCGCGCCGCCGGCCCCGACTCGACCACCGCGCCGTCCTTCATCACCAGCACCCGGTCGGCGATCGTGGAGACCAGGGCCAGGTCGTGCGAGACGAGCAGCAGCGCGAGGCCGCGCTCGGCGCGCAGCCGGCGCAGCACGGCGACCACCTCGGCCTGCACGGTCACGTCGAGCGCGCTGGTCGGCTCGTCGGCCAGGACGACCTCCGCGCCGAGCGCGATCGCCAGCGCGATCGCGAAACGCTGGGCCTGCCCGCCGGAGATCTCGTGCGGGTAGCGGCGCAGCAGCCCGGGGTCGAGCAGCACGGCCCGCATCGCCTCGGCCATGGCCGCCTCGCCCGCCTCCCTGCCGTGCAGCCGCAGCGCCCGCCGCATGAGCACGCCGAGCCGGGTGGCGGGGCCGAGCGCGGCCTGCGGCGACTGGATCACCAGCGCCGCCCTGGCCCCGCGCAGCTCGCGCAGGCGGCGCGGCGGCGCGCTCAGCACGTCCACGCCGCACACCCGGACCGAGCCGGTCACCTCGGCGTCGGTGAGCAGGCCGAGCAGCGCGAGCAGCGTCGTCGACTTGCCCGACCCGCTCTCCCCCACGATCGCCACGCACTCGCCCGCGGCCACGTCCAGCTCGGGCACGCCGGCGACGACCCGGCCGCCGTAGCTCACCCTGAGGTCGCGCACCTCGATCACTTCACGGCCCTCCGCGGGTCGAGGGCGTTGCGCAGCCCCTCGCCGAGCACGTTGAACGCGAACGCCGTCACGAGGATCGCCAGGCCGGGGAAGGTCACCACCCACCAGTTCGTGGTGAAGTACGACTGCCCCTGCTGCACCATCAGCCCCCACTCCGCGGTCGGCTCCTGCGCGCCCAGCCCCAGGTACGACAGCGCCGCCGAGGTCAGCGTCACACCGCCCGCGTCCAGCGAGATCTGCACCAGGACGGGGGTCAGCGAGTTCGGCAGCACGTGCCGCAGGACGATCAGCGGCGCGGGCACGCCGAGGCAGCGCGCGGCGTCCACGTACGGGCGGGTGGCGATCGAGGCGGCGGCGGAGGCGGCCAGGCGGGCGTACCAGGGCCACCAGGTGACCGCGATGGCCAGCACGACCGTGTTCACGCCGGGCTGCAGCACGACCGCCAGGGCCAGGGAGAGCAGCAGCGCGGGGAAGGCCAGGAACACGTCCGTGACCCGCATGATCACATCCCGCAGCAGGCCGCCCGCGTATCCGGCGACCACGCCGAGCGCCACCCCGGCGGCGGCCGAGACGGCGAGCACCGCGACCGCGACGGACAGCGAGGTGCGGGCGCCGTAGAGGATCTGGCTGAGCACGTCGCGGCCGACCTTGTCGGTGCCGAACCAGTGCGCGCCGCCCGGCGGCAGCAGCGCCTCCAGCGGCCGCGGGTCGGGCGGGTAGGGCGCCAGCCACGGCGCGAGGACCGCGGCCAGCGCCAGCAGCACGACGACCACCGCGCC encodes:
- a CDS encoding ATP-binding cassette domain-containing protein produces the protein MIEVRDLRVSYGGRVVAGVPELDVAAGECVAIVGESGSGKSTTLLALLGLLTDAEVTGSVRVCGVDVLSAPPRRLRELRGARAALVIQSPQAALGPATRLGVLMRRALRLHGREAGEAAMAEAMRAVLLDPGLLRRYPHEISGGQAQRFAIALAIALGAEVVLADEPTSALDVTVQAEVVAVLRRLRAERGLALLLVSHDLALVSTIADRVLVMKDGAVVESGPAARVLAEPSHPYTRELLEALP
- a CDS encoding ABC transporter ATP-binding protein produces the protein MTLLRAERVTLGYGGRPVVHDVSLDIVAGGVGLIGESGSGKTTLARAFLGLLTPMSGNIWYGDQTLKKADMRTFRKDVQPVFQAEALDPRMRIGASVAEALPRAERSRVGELLEQVGLDPELAGRRPHQLSGGQRQRVVIARALAVGPRLLILDEPTSALDVTVQARILDLLAGLDTERLLITHNLAVVERLCRTSHVLFAGRVVESGPTAELLARPAHPYTRALRDAVPRLGGPPPAANGRTEAVPAATGCPYRLRCPLAAPQCERPPALRELAGRQVACHRAEDVLT
- a CDS encoding ABC transporter permease; translated protein: MTGTPLRRTLPRLPDRLAAAGAVVVVLLALAAVLAPWLAPYPPDPRPLEALLPPGGAHWFGTDKVGRDVLSQILYGARTSLSVAVAVLAVSAAAGVALGVVAGYAGGLLRDVIMRVTDVFLAFPALLLSLALAVVLQPGVNTVVLAIAVTWWPWYARLAASAAASIATRPYVDAARCLGVPAPLIVLRHVLPNSLTPVLVQISLDAGGVTLTSAALSYLGLGAQEPTAEWGLMVQQGQSYFTTNWWVVTFPGLAILVTAFAFNVLGEGLRNALDPRRAVK